Genomic DNA from Nitrosospira lacus:
GAATGATTGAAACCGATCGATTAATCGCCTCCGCATCCGTTTCTCTTCAGGAAGAAGAGCTGGAGCGAGCGCTGCGCCCCAAGCATCTGAGCGAATATGTCGGTCAGGAAAAAATTCGCGGGCAGTTGCAGATATTTATCGAAGCAGCAAGGCGGCGCCGGGAAGCGCTTGATCATGTGCTGTTGTTTGGTCCACCTGGCTTGGGCAAAACCACACTTGCCCACATTATTGCCAGAGAGATGGGCGTGAGCCTGCGTCAGACTTCCGGCCCGGTGCTGGAGCGCCCCGGCGATCTGGCGGCGCTGCTGACCAATCTTGAGCCCAACGACGTGCTCTTCATCGACGAAATCCACCGTCTCTCTCCGGTGGTGGAAGAAATTCTTTACCCCGCGCTGGAGGATTATCAGCTTGACATCATGATCGGCGAAGGCCCCGCGGCACGATCGGTCAAGCTCGATTTGCCGCCATTCACCCTGGTGGGCGCCACCACGCGCGCGGGCATGCTGACCAACCCATTGCGTGACCGCTTTGGCATTATTTCGCGGCTTGAGTTTTATACCGTGGAAGAGCTGACAAAAATCGTGACGCGCTCAGCGGGGTTGCTGAATGTGGAAATTTCGACGGATGGGGCGTTGGAAATCGCGCGCCGCTCGCGTGGCACGCCGCGCATTGTCAACCGCCTGCTGCGGCGGGTGCGCGATTTCGCTGAAGTCAAAGCCGACGGTTACATCACCCGGCCGGTGGCTGACGCGGCATTGATCATGCTGGATGTGGATCTCCTTGGCCTGGACGTGATGGACAGAAAGCTGCTGCTGGCCGTCATGGAAAAATTCGGTGGGGGACCGGTGGGCGTGGATAATCTCGCTGCCGCCATCAGTGAAGAGCGTGGCACCATTGAAGATGTGCTGGAACCGTACCTGATCCAGCAGGGCTACATGAAGCGCACGCCGCGCGGCCGCATGGCCACGGTCATCGCCTATCGGCATTTCGGCATGGCGCTGCCAAAGAATGGGTTGAGCGGAGAGCTGTGGGAAGATCAATAGCAATAGTGATCCTCGGTAGAACATTGGAATCGGTAGGAATAATCAGGGATTCATTCTATTTATTTCATTCCGGCACCTTTGTTTTCAAATTCAGATTCGCAATTTTTTGAAAGTATGAGAACAGCAGCGGAAAGCGGCTCATTCATGGTTAATTCGAGCAAGACTATTTTCACCCTGCCTGTCCGGGTCTATTATCAGGACACCGATGCGGGCGGAGTGGTTTATCATTCCACTTATCTTGATTTCATGGAGCGGGCCCGCTACGAATGGCTGCGGGAACTGGGATTTGATATTCATTCGCTGATTCAGGTTCACAAGGTTATTTTCATGATACGTTCGCTCAATATCGAATACTTCAAACCCGCTTTGCTGGACGATTC
This window encodes:
- the ruvB gene encoding Holliday junction branch migration DNA helicase RuvB produces the protein MIETDRLIASASVSLQEEELERALRPKHLSEYVGQEKIRGQLQIFIEAARRRREALDHVLLFGPPGLGKTTLAHIIAREMGVSLRQTSGPVLERPGDLAALLTNLEPNDVLFIDEIHRLSPVVEEILYPALEDYQLDIMIGEGPAARSVKLDLPPFTLVGATTRAGMLTNPLRDRFGIISRLEFYTVEELTKIVTRSAGLLNVEISTDGALEIARRSRGTPRIVNRLLRRVRDFAEVKADGYITRPVADAALIMLDVDLLGLDVMDRKLLLAVMEKFGGGPVGVDNLAAAISEERGTIEDVLEPYLIQQGYMKRTPRGRMATVIAYRHFGMALPKNGLSGELWEDQ
- the ybgC gene encoding tol-pal system-associated acyl-CoA thioesterase, with the translated sequence MVNSSKTIFTLPVRVYYQDTDAGGVVYHSTYLDFMERARYEWLRELGFDIHSLIQVHKVIFMIRSLNIEYFKPALLDDSLQVAVQPTELGRSRITLSQHILRGTVTLAGATVHAVCVGADSLKPVSVPAPLRHKLGKFA